From one Micromonospora siamensis genomic stretch:
- a CDS encoding RRQRL motif-containing zinc-binding protein: MVFYDPTGERYGLPTYPFKFAPDGLLTRRQLRTRDLRPGGQEPAAQILWRRGKRVAYLFRLDLAVPKRTATPAQRAAIDKALTARRTCPDCGQVKPYYIPRRTGTCLDCPGGSQ; the protein is encoded by the coding sequence ATGGTCTTCTATGACCCGACCGGCGAGCGCTACGGCCTGCCGACCTACCCGTTCAAGTTCGCCCCCGACGGGCTGCTGACCCGCCGGCAACTGCGTACCCGCGACCTGCGCCCCGGCGGCCAAGAGCCCGCCGCGCAGATCCTCTGGCGGCGTGGCAAGCGCGTGGCCTACCTGTTCCGTCTCGACTTGGCGGTGCCCAAGCGGACCGCCACCCCGGCGCAACGCGCCGCCATCGACAAGGCGCTCACCGCGCGGCGTACCTGCCCCGACTGCGGCCAGGTCAAGCCCTACTACATCCCCCGCCGAACCGGCACCTGCCTCGACTGCCCTGGAGGTTCCCAGTGA
- a CDS encoding GGDEF domain-containing protein, whose translation MTPRLRALATASAMSAAATAGYLTARHSLRAELTTVRHAATHDPLTGIANRAGLSATADTLITTAHTTSRPVAVVLVDLVGFKKVNDTHGHDAGDHILTTVAHRLTGIAGPAGLAARLGGDEFALITTGPATRRDDADTWLADWLTHIHTRLTTPVRHDDRHLAVGATLGAVLADPGDPAPVWLHRADLAMYAARAGRRTTAVFTGATETNATQTTDRARDLARPTSPLAAAPTTRRAA comes from the coding sequence CCGCCGGCTACCTCACCGCCCGCCACAGCCTGCGGGCCGAACTCACCACCGTCCGGCACGCGGCCACCCACGACCCGCTGACCGGCATCGCCAACCGCGCCGGCCTCTCGGCCACCGCCGACACCCTCATCACCACCGCCCACACCACCAGCCGGCCTGTCGCCGTCGTCCTGGTCGACTTGGTGGGCTTCAAGAAGGTCAACGACACCCACGGCCACGACGCCGGTGACCACATCCTCACCACCGTCGCCCACCGGCTGACCGGCATCGCCGGCCCGGCCGGGCTCGCCGCCCGACTCGGCGGCGACGAGTTCGCCCTCATCACCACCGGCCCCGCCACCCGGCGCGACGACGCCGACACCTGGCTGGCCGACTGGCTCACCCACATCCACACCCGCCTGACCACACCGGTCCGGCACGACGACCGGCACCTGGCCGTCGGCGCAACCCTCGGCGCGGTCCTGGCCGACCCCGGCGACCCCGCGCCCGTCTGGCTGCACCGCGCCGACCTCGCCATGTACGCCGCCCGCGCCGGCCGGCGCACCACCGCCGTCTTCACCGGCGCCACCGAAACCAACGCCACGCAGACCACCGACCGGGCCCGTGACCTGGCTCGACCCACCAGTCCCCTCGCCGCCGCCCCGACCACCCGGAGGGCCGCATGA